The Nitrospirota bacterium genomic sequence GGTAGGAAAAGAACAGGGGATGAAGGACAAGACAACAGAGACGGAGCGAAAAGGATGAAGATTCCTTTCTCCTACAGCATACGGAATCTCTGGGCACGCAGACTTACCACGGTATTGACGGTATCCGGCATGGCGTTAGTGGTATTTGTCTTTGCAGCAGTCCTGATGCTTGCCGAAGGGCTGCAGAAAACCCTGGTTCAGACAGGATCGTATGATAACGTTGTGATTATCAGAAAAGCAGCCGAATCCGAAGTCCAGAGCGGGGTCGAAAGGCTTCAGGCATCTATTGTGGAGACCCAGCCGGAGATTGCGATGGACGAGGACGGGAAAAGGCTTGTCGCAAAGGAACTGGTGGTGCTGATCGCGCTTCCCAAGCGAGGTACTGATAACCCCTCAAACATTGTCATCAGAGGGATTGAAGAAAAGTCGATGGGGTTGCGGCCGCAGGTCAGACTCATGAGGGGTCGTATGCCAAAACCGGGCTCATCGGAAATCATAACAGGGCTGAGCATTGCAAAGCGGTTTGAGGGCGGAGGCATCGGGGAGTCTCTTCGTTTTGGCATGAGAGACTGGACGGTTGTCGGGATTTTCGATGCAGGGAATACCGGCTTCAATTCCGAGATATGGGGGGATGTGAATCAGCTCATGCAGTCCTTCAGGCGTCCGGTATTTTCTTCCGTGATATTCAGGCTCAGCAATCCTGCCGATTTTGATCGGGTAAAGCAAAGGCTCGACAATGACCCGCAGCTTACCATTGAGGCACTGCGTGAGACGAGATACTATGAAAAACAGTCCGAGATGATGGCCAAATTTCTGAGGATTCTCGGCATTACCCTCACAGTAATATTTTCTCTCGGTGCGGTTATCGGTGCAATGATCACTATGTATGCGGCGGTTGCCAACAGAACCGCAGAAATCGGTACCATGCGGGCGATCGGGTTTTCCAGAAGAAGCATTCTTGCAGCGTTTATTGTCGAGTCCCTGTTCCTCGGGTTCATCGGAGGGGTCGTCGGACTGTTTTTTGCTTCGTTTTTGCAGCTGTATACGATTTCGACCATGAATTTTCAGACGTTTTCTGAGCTTGCGTTCTCATTCTCGCTGACCTTCGGTATTATGTACAAAGCCATGGCTTTTGCGCTTGCAATGGGTTTCACGGGCGGCGTGCTCCCTGCAGTAAGAGCATCGCGAATGAATATTGTGGAGTCATTGAGGGCAAGCTGATATCCGGAAGCCGGAAGAGTTATTTCTTTGAGGGGAAAGACGGGCCGGCCTTCATGAAAGTCCCAATGGCTTTTTCTTCGGGAGAAGCCGGTTCATACAGCAAAATCCTGTTTCTTCCCATTGATTTCGCCCTGTACAGCGCGATATCAGCATGTTCAATGACTTTATGTATGGTATCACCGTCCTGCGGGAAGCACGCAACGCCTCCGCTAATGGAAACGAATCCCAAAGGCTGCTTTGCCCTGTATGCAAAATCATGGTGCGCTATTGTTTCCCTGAGCCGTTCTGCATACTGCAGGGCGTCTTCCCTCGAAATTTCGGGAAGCATGACGATAAACTCCTCGCCGCCGTAGCGTGCGATAATGGACTGTCTCCGTGTAGCATCCCGGATCAGCTGGCTCAGTTCCCTGAGCAGCTGGTCGCCCGCACCATGACCATTTGTATCATTATAGTGCTTGAAATTGTCGATATCAAAAAGGAATACCGAGAGAACAGTTCTCTCCCTGACTGATTTTTCAATGTAATGCTGTGCCATTTTGAAAAGGTAATTCCGGTTGTTCAGGCCGGTCAGCGGATCTGTATTAGCCTTGTGCTGGGCTTCATTCAGGGCGGTCTGGTTGATAAGGGCAACACCCGCTATGTCCGCGATCATTCTCAGCAAATCGCCCTCATTGCCGGAGGGGCTTTCTATCCTGCCAATGCCTATGACACCCAGAAGGCTGTCTTTAAAGAGGATCGGCATTGCCATCGAAAGTTGCTGTTCCTTGCCGGGAGTTAGTGAAGGATGATTCCTGGAAAAATGTTCTGTAACCATGAGAAACCGGTGTTTTGCCGCAGCACCGATGATACCTTCTCCAAGGGCACAGGAAGTCTCCTCCTGCTGCGTACTTCCATTGGCAGAGTATTTCCTGAGGAGATTTGCAGAGTCGTCGAAAAGATAGATTTCCACTTTGTCGGTTGTGAGGACGTCGTTTACCATGTCTATGATCGAGAGCACAATGCCATCCAATTTCATGGTTGAATGCAAACGCTGCACGATCGCGGGGACTTTCAGCATAAATGTAAGGTAGCGGTTGTTCAGTGCGGCCAGTTTGTTTATTTGCACGGTCAGCTTCTGGATATGCTGGTCTCTGAACAATGTCTTGCCCTGGTCTGCAGAGTCCTGACCATCAGCATGCTTTTGCCGGTTGCTCTCCTTTTGAAAATGCCGGACCAGAACAAACAGAAGAATCCCGGCAGCGAGTATTATGGAAGCAGTCACAATCATCTGATCTGTTGTCCTTCTGTTTTTACCATTTCTTCACTCACGCATGTCAGACAATAACCTGTCTCCATGTCTCTTATAATTATTAAAATATATAGGGACGGTATGGTCAATCCTACCGGAGTAGGGTTCAAAAACAGGGGGGTTTCTATTAGAATGAGAATAGAGAAGCAGCGGATGGTATGAATATGGTCACTGATAGCCATCAGATGATTTGCGTAAACAGGCCATGGATTCCGTCCGCAGATGCACAACCGGTTGCAGGCTTTCTTTATTCGCAATATCAGGAGATCTGAACAATGGCCGATGCCAACAGCAACCTCCCGCTCGATGCAAGGCTTCTGAGTTATGTCATCATCGAGCTGAATATTTCACGCAGGAATGTGGCGATCTATCCGAAAAATCACCCCTCGGTGGAGCGATCCCTGACCCAGGCGTTTGATTTTTTGCGGCAGCTTTTTGCCCTCAGGCCGGAAATTACCCTTTCCATTGCGAAAGACACCATTATCATAGACGAATTTCACCTCGAAAAGAAGAACCCGGTATTCACGGAATTTGCCGTGCATCTCAGCAAGATGAATATTGCGTCCGTAACATTCAATAAAGGCGTATCAAAAGATGAACTCTACAGTTTCCAGAGTTTTATTGTGCAAAAACCGGAGGACCTGACTATTGATAGCCTGAGAAACGCTCTCAAAAGGTTCAACCTGCGCAATATTCAGGTCAGTTTTATTGATTTCGGCTCATTTGCCTTCAGGAAAAGTCAAAGTCAAACGGCCATGAGCACGAAAGAGGCGCCGCTCTGGGAGCGTTATATTTACGGGTTGCGTTCTGGCGCACTGAAGGGCAGCGAACTGTCACATGCGGTTCGGGAAATTCCTCCGGGAGACTTGGGAATACTTGTAAACGAATATTTATCTGAGGATTTAAAGCAAGACACCTATGACGGGGTGATCACAGCCTATATGAGAAGTTCAACCCATCAGCGTTTCCACGGCCAGGAACTGAAGAAAATGATGGAGTTTATCCGGGAATTAAAGCCTGATCTGAAACAGCAATTTCTCAGTTCCGCGGTAAGAACTTTCTCCCGGGATACTGCGTCAGCCTATCAGATGCTGAAAGAGGTGTCACTGGAGGATATCAGGGGATTTCTTGATGCTGTCAACACACAGAAAATCTCTGTTCCTCCTGCGCTCCGGAACATTATGGATTCGTTATCCGAAAAACAAAGAATGCATACCCAAATAATCCGTCTGAAGGAAGGCATGATGATAGATGACGTTGTGCTGCCAGGCGACAGCACTGTGATGCTCGAGAATGGCAACTTCGATCCCTCGCTTTCGGATACCTACCAGCAGGACGTACAGAAACTGCTTAAGATTGATGCATCCGGGTTAAAATCCTCTCAACTCCTTGAATTTGAAACAGAGTTTTATGATGACATTGTTGAGAAGAAATTCAATCAGATTATCCTTGAATTGTTGTTTTCCGAAAAAGCCTCGGAAGAAGACTATCGCGCATGTACCAATATCATTAAAGAGCAGAGTGCACAACTGCTGTGGATCGGAGAATATACGCATATTCTTGACATGCTCAGGATTCTCGAAATAAACAAGGCGCTGTACAGGTTTCCTGATATCAGTGCAGGGGCTCTCCGGTATTTTCACTCTGCAGAATTCTTCGCCACATTGATCGATTCATTCAGGATTCTCGGCCGGCAGAAGAGAAAGGAAGTGTCGATGATCTGCGAGTATTATGATAAAAAAATCATACCGTACATCATGGACGCCCTCACAGATGAAGACTCTCCTGTTGTCAGGAGATTTTTGATGGAGCTTCTTAAGCAGTTTGGAGACAAATTGATACCCGAGGCATTAAAACGGCTAGATGACGAGAAATGGTTTGTGAAAAGGAATATGCTCTATATCCTGACTGAAATAGACAACCATTCATTGGCTGAACATATACGGCCCTACTGCCGGCATGAGAATCCCAAGGTAAGTCTTGCGGCAATGAAATACCTCATTAATGCCGGAGACAGGTACCCTGTAGAAAAACTCAGGGAATACCTGGACTCACAAGAAAAAGAAAAGTTTGAGCAGGCGGTTATGCTTGCTGGTTCCTTTAAGGTAAAGGAACTGGTGGGAGATTTGATAGTGCTGCTCAACAAAACGGAAATGACCGGCGCTGATTTCTCCGAAAAGATTCCCATCGTGAAGGCACTGGGGGAAA encodes the following:
- a CDS encoding sensor domain-containing diguanylate cyclase, producing the protein MIVTASIILAAGILLFVLVRHFQKESNRQKHADGQDSADQGKTLFRDQHIQKLTVQINKLAALNNRYLTFMLKVPAIVQRLHSTMKLDGIVLSIIDMVNDVLTTDKVEIYLFDDSANLLRKYSANGSTQQEETSCALGEGIIGAAAKHRFLMVTEHFSRNHPSLTPGKEQQLSMAMPILFKDSLLGVIGIGRIESPSGNEGDLLRMIADIAGVALINQTALNEAQHKANTDPLTGLNNRNYLFKMAQHYIEKSVRERTVLSVFLFDIDNFKHYNDTNGHGAGDQLLRELSQLIRDATRRQSIIARYGGEEFIVMLPEISREDALQYAERLRETIAHHDFAYRAKQPLGFVSISGGVACFPQDGDTIHKVIEHADIALYRAKSMGRNRILLYEPASPEEKAIGTFMKAGPSFPSKK
- a CDS encoding ABC transporter permease, coding for MKIPFSYSIRNLWARRLTTVLTVSGMALVVFVFAAVLMLAEGLQKTLVQTGSYDNVVIIRKAAESEVQSGVERLQASIVETQPEIAMDEDGKRLVAKELVVLIALPKRGTDNPSNIVIRGIEEKSMGLRPQVRLMRGRMPKPGSSEIITGLSIAKRFEGGGIGESLRFGMRDWTVVGIFDAGNTGFNSEIWGDVNQLMQSFRRPVFSSVIFRLSNPADFDRVKQRLDNDPQLTIEALRETRYYEKQSEMMAKFLRILGITLTVIFSLGAVIGAMITMYAAVANRTAEIGTMRAIGFSRRSILAAFIVESLFLGFIGGVVGLFFASFLQLYTISTMNFQTFSELAFSFSLTFGIMYKAMAFALAMGFTGGVLPAVRASRMNIVESLRAS